One Mycolicibacterium parafortuitum DNA segment encodes these proteins:
- a CDS encoding Ig-like domain-containing protein, translating to MSPDPEPEPRAAEDVDSEDPRDAEDPEDSAEPSTDDLVDLGDEVDDTDAGESADAAAVTVEPAGDSAEPPARHAPEAAIPETGPADSEQHANPPELGDPVDTVAPQDNPGASLVVRTLEAPAPVPSVRQPTGPVGLVLGAPRALADIATRALAMLFNPPPKAPGDPPLLLAVLAFVRREIQRTFFNTSPTATADTATTTQGVPIRIALLGNDTDPDAGDVLTVTGHTQPAHGVVTLNGDGTVTYTPTAGFNGVDTFSYTISDGASAWHGHGLFGVHTATATVTITVQPANGAPTAVDDSATTNEDTALTLTAAALVANDRDPRGGPLSIGSVGDAVNGRVTLNSDGSVTFTPNLNYHGAASFTYRVRDAGGTLSDNTATVGIVVTPVDDVVFQFSYGSGAQYWTPEAKAALQAAAARLAENIATSSQVVITYDVTADDIRSGYTAYAISPWGTWQPAGFWSTVVREKILSQGQLDANGAEADATLHFSFAWNWEYGDSVGWDEIDFQAIATHELLHTLGFVSNVSSAGLNTNRYWYTFDEFLVDRNGTPVVGADFAWNTAYDPHLSGGNGGLFFGGAHAVAAYGGLVPLQAGSLSHLDRATFTGAAAAYMGEFGYGQTLRRLSAVEIGILEDLGYTVVPAGAAALVLV from the coding sequence TTGTCACCCGATCCGGAACCGGAGCCGCGCGCCGCCGAGGATGTTGACTCGGAAGACCCGCGGGACGCCGAGGACCCGGAGGATTCCGCCGAGCCGTCGACGGACGACCTCGTCGACCTCGGTGACGAGGTGGACGACACTGACGCCGGCGAATCCGCGGATGCTGCGGCGGTGACGGTGGAACCGGCCGGCGACTCGGCTGAGCCGCCGGCGCGCCACGCACCGGAAGCGGCGATCCCCGAAACCGGTCCGGCCGATTCCGAACAGCACGCGAACCCGCCGGAGCTCGGTGACCCCGTGGACACCGTTGCGCCGCAGGACAATCCCGGCGCTTCCCTGGTGGTGCGCACCCTCGAAGCGCCCGCACCGGTGCCGTCGGTGCGGCAGCCCACGGGCCCGGTGGGGTTGGTTCTCGGTGCACCTCGCGCGCTGGCCGACATCGCGACACGGGCGCTCGCCATGCTGTTCAACCCTCCACCGAAGGCGCCCGGTGATCCGCCGCTGCTGCTCGCCGTGCTGGCGTTCGTCCGCCGCGAGATCCAACGGACCTTCTTCAACACCTCACCCACCGCGACTGCGGACACGGCGACCACGACGCAGGGCGTGCCGATCCGAATCGCGCTGCTGGGCAACGACACCGATCCGGATGCCGGTGATGTCCTGACGGTGACGGGCCATACGCAGCCCGCCCACGGGGTGGTGACGCTCAACGGCGACGGCACGGTGACCTACACCCCGACGGCGGGCTTCAACGGGGTCGACACCTTCAGCTACACGATCTCCGACGGCGCCAGTGCATGGCACGGCCACGGCCTGTTCGGCGTGCACACCGCGACCGCCACCGTGACGATCACGGTGCAGCCGGCCAACGGGGCGCCCACGGCGGTCGACGACAGCGCGACGACGAACGAGGACACGGCGCTGACACTGACCGCGGCGGCACTGGTGGCCAACGACCGTGACCCCCGGGGTGGCCCGTTGAGCATCGGTTCCGTCGGTGACGCGGTAAACGGGCGGGTCACGCTGAACTCCGACGGCTCGGTGACGTTCACCCCGAACCTGAACTACCACGGTGCGGCGTCGTTCACCTACCGCGTCCGCGACGCCGGCGGGACCCTCAGCGACAACACCGCCACGGTCGGCATCGTCGTCACCCCCGTCGACGACGTGGTCTTCCAGTTCTCCTACGGATCCGGGGCGCAGTACTGGACTCCGGAAGCCAAGGCCGCCCTGCAGGCCGCCGCGGCCCGCCTGGCGGAGAACATCGCGACCTCGTCGCAGGTGGTGATCACCTACGACGTCACCGCCGACGACATCCGCAGCGGCTACACCGCGTACGCGATCAGCCCGTGGGGAACCTGGCAGCCGGCAGGGTTCTGGAGCACCGTGGTGCGGGAGAAGATCCTGTCGCAGGGTCAACTCGACGCCAACGGCGCCGAGGCGGACGCGACACTGCATTTCAGTTTCGCCTGGAACTGGGAGTACGGGGACTCGGTCGGCTGGGACGAGATCGACTTCCAGGCCATCGCAACCCATGAGCTGCTCCACACTCTCGGCTTCGTGTCGAACGTGTCGTCGGCGGGGCTGAACACGAACAGGTACTGGTACACGTTCGACGAGTTCCTGGTGGACCGCAACGGAACCCCTGTGGTCGGCGCCGATTTCGCGTGGAACACCGCCTACGACCCGCACCTTTCGGGCGGCAACGGCGGGCTGTTCTTCGGTGGTGCGCACGCGGTCGCCGCCTACGGCGGGCTGGTCCCGCTGCAGGCCGGATCGCTCTCGCACCTCGACAGGGCCACGTTCACCGGTGCCGCAGCCGCTTATATGGGGGAGTTCGGGTACGGGCAGACCCTGCGCAGACTCAGCGCGGTCGAGATCGGCATCCTCGAAGACCTGGGTTACACCGTGGTGCCCGCCGGGGCCGCGGCACTGGTGCTGGTGTAG